In Fragaria vesca subsp. vesca linkage group LG5, FraVesHawaii_1.0, whole genome shotgun sequence, the genomic stretch GCAAACAAGAGAGAAGCATTTGAACAAGATTAAGTTGCTAAGTTTTTTTTTTTTTTGGGGGGGGNNNNNNNNNNNNNNNNNNNNAAAAAGTAAAGAATATAATGAAATACACACTGCACCTTTCTTTTCATCTCTTTGAGCATGTCTTCAAGGCCTGCTCGTTGAGCACCAAGCGTTTCCAATTGCCGCTACATTATTGAACACAAACATATAAAAAAAACAGTATCAAATTAAGAATCACCAAAGTCACACAACTTTAGAGTATCTTCCAAAAAGAAAGAACAGGATCGCTTCATACAAGTTCTCCCTTTTTTGATGTTACAATATATAAGAACTTCGTAAAAGCATCTCATATCAACAAATAATACATGCATACATATATAAAATATAGTTAGTTTAACATATTTTAAATCATAGAACATAGTAAGAAACAATGTTTTCTGTCTAAAAGCAAGAAGTGGAAGCATATTCTTCTGAAAGTAAAATATGTCCCTTCCATCTGGTAAGTTATTATGCAAGTGTCTAGATTCTTAGAAAAAAAAAAAAAAGAAAAAAAAAAGGACCAAACAGAAAATATAATTGGCCATCAGCAAGAAAATAAGGAGCAGCATGATAAGCAAAACATGGCCAGATATAGCAAAATTTATTTCTGTAACCTTACAGAAATGAACTAAAAGGATGAAAAAGTTACCAAGCTTTGCTTCAGGGCCCCTAATATAGCATCTTCATTGGCATCCAAAGACATGATCGGCCTAGCCAGAGTTGGGAGGGCAGATTCAATCTATGAGCAAAGAACACACAATGACTTAGAAATACGCCAAGCCTACTTACAGGAGATAATGATTCAAATCTACTAGACCTGATTAACTTTTAAATGCCACACATAAAGGATTCCAAAACAATTACCGGGTGACGATCAAGGATGGACATGAGAGCTGAATGTTCTCTGACTGAGCGCTCAATCCGAGCATCACTGTCTGAAGCTTGCTTCAAGTTAGCTGCAAACCTACTTAGCCTATCCTGTAAGTTCTTAGTAAGAGTGCTTGACTGAGGCCTTGTCCACCGTGTTCCAAATTGGCTTCTAAACTGGGAATCTTCTCTGGCTTCTTTCTGCAAGAGCTCATCAATGTGTACCAAAATTTCCTGGTTCACTCTTCTCAAATCCCTAAGTTGCTGCAGCTCAGCTTCCAAACCAGCAGGGCCCCCACTAATCTGCACTGCCTCCACATCTTCTTTAAGATCCGTAGGAAGAGTAAAATTTCCTTCCAAAGCAAGAATAGACTCTGGAAGGTCCATTTCCTTGAGCCTTACTCTAGTCAGCTCACTGGCTTGTTGCAATTTTTCAGCTTGTGTCCTGATAATATCATCGACCATTTCGGTGTACCTTGAAAGAGCTTTTGCACTACTGTCCGGAACAAGACTAGCAAACATCTTCTCCTTGCTTGCATCCAAGACCTCACTCATCGCCATAGGCTTCACCATGGCAAATGCTGGCAGTGGTGGTAAGGAGCTAACAGAAGGAACCCTCATGAGGTAAACTCTATCATTCTCCTTCATAGCCCTCTCAAGGTTACGGTTAAGGTTGGCCTCTAACTTGCTAATTGCATCCAAAATTTGTTGAGCTGCCCCCCTAGTTGATTTCTTAGACTCCGCTAGAGCACTTATCCCACTCTTTAACCGTGCAATCTCTTCTGCAATCTCTTCTTTCTCATGTAGCTCCAGACCATACCTATAGCAAGCTTCTGCGAAAAAGAGAGCAGCCTTTAACTGCATGTGTGATACCCAAGCCTTGTCAAAATGCTGGTTCAAAGTGGGAGAATTTGCTGCCGCTAAAGCTTCCTCGTAGTACAATCCAACCTGTAACCACATCCAAGTCAAATCGCAATTCGTAACTAAACCATGTGCTCATGTAAGATTAGAAATAGAATTCCCAACCATAAAAACCATTTCACATCTAAAGTGAACTCTTTCAACAACAATTACCGTCTGTAATCAGCACAAAACACAGCCTATACACTAAATAATGAACATTTAATAGTCGAATCACTTAACTATATACTGAAATTAACTCAATCAGGCCATCAGATCACTACGAAGTTCTAACTAACCAATCGAAAACACAATTCAATTGCTCTAAAGTCTAAACAATAACTACAATCCCTAATTCAATAAGGCAGAATCGAAACACTGACCTGCCTGGAGATCTTGGCGCAAACACCAGGCGTGCTACCTTTGGCTATGGTATTCTCAAAGACGCTCTCCTGCGCCTGAGCCAGCATCAGCCTCTCCAGCATCCCGGCGCACTCCACCGACAAATCCACCGTCGTGGAGCTTCCGATCGAGGCCTTGGTCGCCGCATTGTCCCTCAGAAACGCGAACGCGCCGGCCGCGGCGATGAACGCGTGAGACGCCAGGCGCCTTCCGTCGACGGTGGCGCGATCGTAGGACAGGCCAATCTGGCTGTAGACGGCGCCGAGATTGAAGAGCACGGCGGCCTTCTCGAGGTGGATGTTCTGCTGCGAGGCCTTCTGCTTGTTCTTGAAGGCGTCGTGCCAGACGAAGGTGACGGAGTTGATGTGGTCCTTGTCCGGCGAGATAGGGAAGCGAGTCTCGACGAGGCAGAGGGCTTTGTAGTAATTTTGGAGGAGGTCGCGGCGGGCCGGGAGGGACGGGTCGGGTGTGCGCTCCAAGTCGGAGCGGAGCTGTTTTAGGGTTTGGAGGTCGTCCTCGAGGTTCTGGGCTTCGCGCTCGGAGTAGTGGAAGGCGATGTAGTTGCGGAGGGGGCGGTAGAGGTCGATTTGGGTGGTCTTCTTCTCGAAGATGGCCAGCATGACGTTGGTGGTGGCGGAGGAGGACGGCGTCGACGTCATCGAGTGTGATCGGAGTTTTTTGATTAGGGAGAATCGGAGAGCATAGAGAGGAACGAAGACTGAGAACTTGACCGCGTCAGTCTGGACCGTCTGGTACGCCTTCCGCCTTTGTGCGGGTATTTTTTTTCTTCCTCACTAAGCGAACTACACGAAAATGTGACCTGGAATTTTCGTTCGCTCATGTATATATATATATAGATCTATTTTAAATGGACTGATTTTCATAGCAGAAATACGTTGTTGTCAAATTGTTTTTGGTCGAAAATGTCCTTACATAATTCTTCATTAGGCAAGTTTTATGGAGTGTCATGTTACGTTACGGAGTAGAATAATAACAACAGGCGAGTTTTATGGAGTGTCATGTTAAGATCGTTTGGGATCAAATTCTTGAGATTTTCACCGTCAGCCTTTCCATATAAAAGCAATATAACATTTACATAATCAGATATTTAAATGCACCCAACGCCTTTGAGAAGCACTCTCACGGCCTCGCTCAGCACTCATGCTAAGA encodes the following:
- the LOC101297438 gene encoding ALG-2 interacting protein X-like, whose protein sequence is MTSTPSSSATTNVMLAIFEKKTTQIDLYRPLRNYIAFHYSEREAQNLEDDLQTLKQLRSDLERTPDPSLPARRDLLQNYYKALCLVETRFPISPDKDHINSVTFVWHDAFKNKQKASQQNIHLEKAAVLFNLGAVYSQIGLSYDRATVDGRRLASHAFIAAAGAFAFLRDNAATKASIGSSTTVDLSVECAGMLERLMLAQAQESVFENTIAKGSTPGVCAKISRQVGLYYEEALAAANSPTLNQHFDKAWVSHMQLKAALFFAEACYRYGLELHEKEEIAEEIARLKSGISALAESKKSTRGAAQQILDAISKLEANLNRNLERAMKENDRVYLMRVPSVSSLPPLPAFAMVKPMAMSEVLDASKEKMFASLVPDSSAKALSRYTEMVDDIIRTQAEKLQQASELTRVRLKEMDLPESILALEGNFTLPTDLKEDVEAVQISGGPAGLEAELQQLRDLRRVNQEILVHIDELLQKEAREDSQFRSQFGTRWTRPQSSTLTKNLQDRLSRFAANLKQASDSDARIERSVREHSALMSILDRHPIESALPTLARPIMSLDANEDAILGALKQSLRQLETLGAQRAGLEDMLKEMKRKDDILPKLMTSTGSYEDLFRKEISKYDLISEDIGHNIEAQEQLLLQIQAQNDEFAAVFNLEDYKASREKCYKQIQAAIGKYREIKDNINEGLKFYVTLQDAITNVKQQCSDFVMTRNIQCQEMIEDVHKQMAGLNFQDSKNSAAYNYPSAGSQSQRSGPQQQTDPRPQTSYYRPPEQPGYSQPPPYSTQQMPPPYHAPPQAGSPYPPHQAGSPYPPPQAGSPYPPPQQQPPASHEYGQPAYPGWRGPYYNAQQSGSHPRPPYTIPPQYPPNQSGYYKPQ